One Pygocentrus nattereri isolate fPygNat1 chromosome 23, fPygNat1.pri, whole genome shotgun sequence genomic window carries:
- the abl1 gene encoding tyrosine-protein kinase ABL1 isoform X1 — MGQQPGKFVGDQRRPSLPALNFIKGGGKRDSSRHGAQHFNVFAVHEALQRPDFESPGLSEAARWNSKENLLAGPSENDPNLFVALYDFVASGDNTLSITKGEKLRVLGYNHNGEWCEAQTKNGQGWVPSNYITPVNSLEKHSWYHGPVSRNAAEYLLSSGINGSFLVRDSESSPGQRSISLRYEGRVYHYRINTASDGKLYVSSESRFNTLAELVHHHSTVADGLITTLHYPAPKRNKPTIYGVSPNYDKWEMERTDITMKHKLGGGQYGEVYEGVWKKYNLTVAVKTLKEDTMEVEEFLKEAAVMKEIKHPNLVQLLGVCTREPPFYIITEFMTHGNLLDYLRECNREEVNAVVLLYMATQISSAMEYLEKKNFIHRDLAARNCLVGENHLVKVADFGLSRLMTGDTYTAHAGAKFPIKWTAPESLAYNKFSIKSDVWAFGVLLWEIATYGMSPYPGIDLSQVYELLEKDYRMDRPEGCPEKVYELMRACWKWNPTERPSFAETHQAFETMFQESSISDEVEKELGKKGKKLTLGTIQQAPELPTKTRTLRRNMDKDGDSPDAAEAEVAISPMLPRKERPLVDSNLNEDDRLLPKDKSKSSLNPFNLIKKKKKTAPAPPKRSSSFKEDRHLDPRGLGPDTRDDFNGSLITDANLGMDHLKFLCSNNNGAGGVTNGAPTYPGQIFSSQSRKKVTPATPGAGGKMATTPPSDEDFITSNSKRFLRSSSASSMPPGSDRTEWKSVTLPRDLQPRHFDSGTLGGKPALPRKRANEVKPENAPRGGTLTPPPRLPKKTEDASDDVFKDAESSPGSSPQTLTPKLGHRAQAQSDNSKTSALQADLLKSSAFPAVGAAGEECRARRHKQPLDLSAQRERDRGKFSKPKPAPPPPPSSVKSGKISRSPTQDLSSDTKVKGTPDISPSSSGSVEQGKPLASQEGTKKLNTSKGQPSRTSSTSPTSPPLGAGSSSPVDQASATAFIPLMNTRRSLRKTRQPTERISNSAITREMVLESTELLRAAISRNSEQMGSHSAVLEAGKNLSKYCVSYVESIQQMRNKFAFREAINKLESSLRELQICPTATGGANTPQDFTKLLSSVKEISDIVQR; from the exons AAGCTCTTCAGCGGCCAGATTTCGAGTCCCCTGGTCTTTCTGAGGCGGCACGCTGGAACTCCAAAGAGAACCTGTTGGCGGGACCCAGTGAAAATGACCCAAACCTGTTTGTAGCACTATATGACTTCGTGGCAAGTGGTGACAACACACTTAGCATAACTAAAG GAGAGAAACTCCGAGTGCTGGGCTACAATCACAATGGGGAGTGGTGCGAGGCACAGACCAAGAATGGCCAGGGCTGGGTGCCCAGCAACTACATCACTCCAGTTAACAGCCTGGAGAAACACAGCTGGTACCACGGGCCGGTATCACGCAACGCTGCCGAATACCTGCTCAGCAGCGGCATCAATGGCAGCTTCCTGGTACGGGACAGTGAAAGCAGCCCAGGCCAGAGGTCCATCTCACTGCGCTATGAAGGTCGGGTCTACCACTACCGCATTAACACTGCCTCCGACGGCAAG CTATACGTGTCCTCGGAGAGCCGCTTCAACACGCTGGCTGAGTTGGTCCATCACCATTCCACTGTGGCGGATGGCCTCATCACGACGCTACATTATCCAGCACCTAAACGCAACAAGCCCACAATCTACGGGGTTTCACCTAACTATGACAAGTGGGAGATGGAGCGCACAGACATTACTATGAAACACAAGCTGGGTGGAGGCCAGTATGGCGAAGTGTACGAGGGAGTTTGGAAGAAGTACAATCTCACTGTTGCTGTGAAAACCCTAAAA GAAGACACAATGGAGGTAGAAGAGTTCCTGAAGGAGGCTGCTGTCATGAAAGAAATCAAGCATCCCAACCTGGTCCAGCTATTAG GTGTGTGTACACGGGAGCCTCCCTTTTACATCATCACAGAGTTTATGACCCATGGTAACCTGCTGGACTACCTGCGTGAGTGTAATCGTGAGGAGGTGAACGCTGTGGTGCTGCTCTACATGGCCACTCAGATCTCCTCTGCTATGGAGTACTTGGAGAAGAAGAATTTCATCCACAG GGACTTGGCTGCCCGCAACTGCTTGGTTGGGGAGAACCACTTGGTGAAGGTGGCAGATTTTGGCTTGAGTCGTCTGATGACGGGGGACACATACACAGCCCATGCTGGAGCCAAGTTTCCTATTAAATGGACTGCACCAGAGAGCTTGGCGTACAATAAATTCTCTATCAAGTCAGATGTATGGG CTTTTGGAGTTCTGCTGTGGGAGATTGCCACCTATGGGATGTCCCCATATCCTGGGATTGATTTATCGCAGGTATACGAGCTATTAGAGAAAGACTACCGAATGGACAGACCTGAAGGATGCCCAGAAAAGGTCTATGAACTGATGAGAGCCT GTTGGAAATGGAACCCAACAGAGCGGCCATCCTTTGCTGAGACTCATCAAGCTtttgaaacaatgtttcaggAATCCAGCATCTCAGATG AGGTGGAAAAAGAATTGGGGAAAAAAGGTAAGAAGCTGACACTTGGCACTATACAGCAGGCCCCAGAGCTGCCTACCAAAACCAGAACACTACGTAGAAACATGGACAAAGATGGGGACAGCCCTG ATGCTGCTGAGGCAGAAGTAGCCATATCGCCAATGCTTCCGCGAAAGGAGAGGCCTTTGGTAGATAGTAACCTAAATGAGGATGATAGATTGTTGCCCAAGGACAAGTCTAAGAGCAGCCTAAACCCCTTCAACTtgattaaaaagaagaaaaaaactgccCCTGCTCCTCCAAAACGTAGCAGCTCCTTTAAAGAGGACAGGCACCTTGACCCCAGAGGCTTGGGTCCTGACACTAGGGATGATTTCAACGGCTCACTGATTACAGATGCCAATTTAGGCATGGATCATTTAAAATTCCTTTGTTCCAATAATAACGGAGCTGGAGGTGTCACCAACGGAGCCCCGACATATCCTGGTCAGATCTTCTCCTCGCAATCACGGAAAAAAGTCACACCAGCAACTCCTGGCGCTGGTGGGAAGATGGCCACAACACCACCCAGCGATGAAGATTTCATAACCTCCAACTCCAAGCGCTTCCTGAGGTCCTCTTCTGCTTCCAGCATGCCTCCAGGGTCTGACCGTACAGAATGGAAGTCAGTCACACTCCCCCGTGACCTGCAGCCTCGCCACTTTGACTCGGGTACCTTGGGGGGCAAGCCCGCCCTGCCTCGAAAGAGGGCAAATGAGGTCAAACCAGAGAATGCCCCACGTGGCGGAACGCTCACTCCACCCCCACGCCTACCCAAAAAGACTGAAGATGCTTCGGATGATGTTTTCAAGGATGCTGAGTCGAGTCCGGGATCAAGCCCCCAAACCTTAACCCCCAAGCTGGGTCATCGCGCACAAGCGCAGAGTGACAACTCAAAAACGAGTGCCCTGCAAGCTGACCTGCTCAAGTCTAGCGCATTCCCTGCAGTTGGGGCCGCTGGGGAGGAATGCAGAGCACGCAGACACAAACAACCTCTAGACCTTTCTGCTCAGAGGGAAAGGGATAGAGGGAAATTTTCCAAACCCAAGCCAGCTCCTCCGCCACCACCTTCAAGCGTCAAATCTGGAAAGATTTCAAGGAGCCCTACTCAAGACTTGTCTTCTGACACTAAAGTCAAAGGCACTCCTGACATAAGCCCCTCAAGCTCTGGCTCAGTTGAACAAGGAAAGCCCCTCGCATCTCAGGAAGGCACCAAAAAACTTAACACCTCAAAAGGACAGCCATCAAGGACCTCTTCGACTTCCCCTACTAGTCCACCACTGGGAGCAGGGTCAAGCTCTCCTGTTGATCAAGCATCGGCCACGGCTTTCATCCCTCTCATGAATACCCGCCGCTCCTTGCGAAAAACCCGTCAGCCGACCGAACGCATCTCCAACTCGGCCATCACCCGGGAGATGGTCCTGGAGAGCACAGAGCTCCTGCGTGCTGCTATCAGCAGGAACTCTGAGCAAATGGGAAGTCACAGTGCAGTCTTGGAGGCTGGAAAGAACCTGTCCAAGTACTGCGTGAGCTATGTGGAGTCCATACAGCAGATGAGGAACAAGTTTGCCTTTCGCGAGGCTATCAACAAGTTGGAAAGCAGCCTGAGGGAGCTGCAGATTTGCCCTACAGCCACTGGGGGTGCCAACACACCACAGGACTTCACCAAGCTGCTCTCCTCGGTCAAGGAGATAAGTGACATTGTCCAGAGGTAG
- the abl1 gene encoding tyrosine-protein kinase ABL1 isoform X2, with product MKMLEICLKLVGCKSKKGLSSSSSYYFEEALQRPDFESPGLSEAARWNSKENLLAGPSENDPNLFVALYDFVASGDNTLSITKGEKLRVLGYNHNGEWCEAQTKNGQGWVPSNYITPVNSLEKHSWYHGPVSRNAAEYLLSSGINGSFLVRDSESSPGQRSISLRYEGRVYHYRINTASDGKLYVSSESRFNTLAELVHHHSTVADGLITTLHYPAPKRNKPTIYGVSPNYDKWEMERTDITMKHKLGGGQYGEVYEGVWKKYNLTVAVKTLKEDTMEVEEFLKEAAVMKEIKHPNLVQLLGVCTREPPFYIITEFMTHGNLLDYLRECNREEVNAVVLLYMATQISSAMEYLEKKNFIHRDLAARNCLVGENHLVKVADFGLSRLMTGDTYTAHAGAKFPIKWTAPESLAYNKFSIKSDVWAFGVLLWEIATYGMSPYPGIDLSQVYELLEKDYRMDRPEGCPEKVYELMRACWKWNPTERPSFAETHQAFETMFQESSISDEVEKELGKKGKKLTLGTIQQAPELPTKTRTLRRNMDKDGDSPDAAEAEVAISPMLPRKERPLVDSNLNEDDRLLPKDKSKSSLNPFNLIKKKKKTAPAPPKRSSSFKEDRHLDPRGLGPDTRDDFNGSLITDANLGMDHLKFLCSNNNGAGGVTNGAPTYPGQIFSSQSRKKVTPATPGAGGKMATTPPSDEDFITSNSKRFLRSSSASSMPPGSDRTEWKSVTLPRDLQPRHFDSGTLGGKPALPRKRANEVKPENAPRGGTLTPPPRLPKKTEDASDDVFKDAESSPGSSPQTLTPKLGHRAQAQSDNSKTSALQADLLKSSAFPAVGAAGEECRARRHKQPLDLSAQRERDRGKFSKPKPAPPPPPSSVKSGKISRSPTQDLSSDTKVKGTPDISPSSSGSVEQGKPLASQEGTKKLNTSKGQPSRTSSTSPTSPPLGAGSSSPVDQASATAFIPLMNTRRSLRKTRQPTERISNSAITREMVLESTELLRAAISRNSEQMGSHSAVLEAGKNLSKYCVSYVESIQQMRNKFAFREAINKLESSLRELQICPTATGGANTPQDFTKLLSSVKEISDIVQR from the exons AAGCTCTTCAGCGGCCAGATTTCGAGTCCCCTGGTCTTTCTGAGGCGGCACGCTGGAACTCCAAAGAGAACCTGTTGGCGGGACCCAGTGAAAATGACCCAAACCTGTTTGTAGCACTATATGACTTCGTGGCAAGTGGTGACAACACACTTAGCATAACTAAAG GAGAGAAACTCCGAGTGCTGGGCTACAATCACAATGGGGAGTGGTGCGAGGCACAGACCAAGAATGGCCAGGGCTGGGTGCCCAGCAACTACATCACTCCAGTTAACAGCCTGGAGAAACACAGCTGGTACCACGGGCCGGTATCACGCAACGCTGCCGAATACCTGCTCAGCAGCGGCATCAATGGCAGCTTCCTGGTACGGGACAGTGAAAGCAGCCCAGGCCAGAGGTCCATCTCACTGCGCTATGAAGGTCGGGTCTACCACTACCGCATTAACACTGCCTCCGACGGCAAG CTATACGTGTCCTCGGAGAGCCGCTTCAACACGCTGGCTGAGTTGGTCCATCACCATTCCACTGTGGCGGATGGCCTCATCACGACGCTACATTATCCAGCACCTAAACGCAACAAGCCCACAATCTACGGGGTTTCACCTAACTATGACAAGTGGGAGATGGAGCGCACAGACATTACTATGAAACACAAGCTGGGTGGAGGCCAGTATGGCGAAGTGTACGAGGGAGTTTGGAAGAAGTACAATCTCACTGTTGCTGTGAAAACCCTAAAA GAAGACACAATGGAGGTAGAAGAGTTCCTGAAGGAGGCTGCTGTCATGAAAGAAATCAAGCATCCCAACCTGGTCCAGCTATTAG GTGTGTGTACACGGGAGCCTCCCTTTTACATCATCACAGAGTTTATGACCCATGGTAACCTGCTGGACTACCTGCGTGAGTGTAATCGTGAGGAGGTGAACGCTGTGGTGCTGCTCTACATGGCCACTCAGATCTCCTCTGCTATGGAGTACTTGGAGAAGAAGAATTTCATCCACAG GGACTTGGCTGCCCGCAACTGCTTGGTTGGGGAGAACCACTTGGTGAAGGTGGCAGATTTTGGCTTGAGTCGTCTGATGACGGGGGACACATACACAGCCCATGCTGGAGCCAAGTTTCCTATTAAATGGACTGCACCAGAGAGCTTGGCGTACAATAAATTCTCTATCAAGTCAGATGTATGGG CTTTTGGAGTTCTGCTGTGGGAGATTGCCACCTATGGGATGTCCCCATATCCTGGGATTGATTTATCGCAGGTATACGAGCTATTAGAGAAAGACTACCGAATGGACAGACCTGAAGGATGCCCAGAAAAGGTCTATGAACTGATGAGAGCCT GTTGGAAATGGAACCCAACAGAGCGGCCATCCTTTGCTGAGACTCATCAAGCTtttgaaacaatgtttcaggAATCCAGCATCTCAGATG AGGTGGAAAAAGAATTGGGGAAAAAAGGTAAGAAGCTGACACTTGGCACTATACAGCAGGCCCCAGAGCTGCCTACCAAAACCAGAACACTACGTAGAAACATGGACAAAGATGGGGACAGCCCTG ATGCTGCTGAGGCAGAAGTAGCCATATCGCCAATGCTTCCGCGAAAGGAGAGGCCTTTGGTAGATAGTAACCTAAATGAGGATGATAGATTGTTGCCCAAGGACAAGTCTAAGAGCAGCCTAAACCCCTTCAACTtgattaaaaagaagaaaaaaactgccCCTGCTCCTCCAAAACGTAGCAGCTCCTTTAAAGAGGACAGGCACCTTGACCCCAGAGGCTTGGGTCCTGACACTAGGGATGATTTCAACGGCTCACTGATTACAGATGCCAATTTAGGCATGGATCATTTAAAATTCCTTTGTTCCAATAATAACGGAGCTGGAGGTGTCACCAACGGAGCCCCGACATATCCTGGTCAGATCTTCTCCTCGCAATCACGGAAAAAAGTCACACCAGCAACTCCTGGCGCTGGTGGGAAGATGGCCACAACACCACCCAGCGATGAAGATTTCATAACCTCCAACTCCAAGCGCTTCCTGAGGTCCTCTTCTGCTTCCAGCATGCCTCCAGGGTCTGACCGTACAGAATGGAAGTCAGTCACACTCCCCCGTGACCTGCAGCCTCGCCACTTTGACTCGGGTACCTTGGGGGGCAAGCCCGCCCTGCCTCGAAAGAGGGCAAATGAGGTCAAACCAGAGAATGCCCCACGTGGCGGAACGCTCACTCCACCCCCACGCCTACCCAAAAAGACTGAAGATGCTTCGGATGATGTTTTCAAGGATGCTGAGTCGAGTCCGGGATCAAGCCCCCAAACCTTAACCCCCAAGCTGGGTCATCGCGCACAAGCGCAGAGTGACAACTCAAAAACGAGTGCCCTGCAAGCTGACCTGCTCAAGTCTAGCGCATTCCCTGCAGTTGGGGCCGCTGGGGAGGAATGCAGAGCACGCAGACACAAACAACCTCTAGACCTTTCTGCTCAGAGGGAAAGGGATAGAGGGAAATTTTCCAAACCCAAGCCAGCTCCTCCGCCACCACCTTCAAGCGTCAAATCTGGAAAGATTTCAAGGAGCCCTACTCAAGACTTGTCTTCTGACACTAAAGTCAAAGGCACTCCTGACATAAGCCCCTCAAGCTCTGGCTCAGTTGAACAAGGAAAGCCCCTCGCATCTCAGGAAGGCACCAAAAAACTTAACACCTCAAAAGGACAGCCATCAAGGACCTCTTCGACTTCCCCTACTAGTCCACCACTGGGAGCAGGGTCAAGCTCTCCTGTTGATCAAGCATCGGCCACGGCTTTCATCCCTCTCATGAATACCCGCCGCTCCTTGCGAAAAACCCGTCAGCCGACCGAACGCATCTCCAACTCGGCCATCACCCGGGAGATGGTCCTGGAGAGCACAGAGCTCCTGCGTGCTGCTATCAGCAGGAACTCTGAGCAAATGGGAAGTCACAGTGCAGTCTTGGAGGCTGGAAAGAACCTGTCCAAGTACTGCGTGAGCTATGTGGAGTCCATACAGCAGATGAGGAACAAGTTTGCCTTTCGCGAGGCTATCAACAAGTTGGAAAGCAGCCTGAGGGAGCTGCAGATTTGCCCTACAGCCACTGGGGGTGCCAACACACCACAGGACTTCACCAAGCTGCTCTCCTCGGTCAAGGAGATAAGTGACATTGTCCAGAGGTAG
- the rab14l gene encoding RAB14, member RAS oncogene family, like: MATAPYNYSYIFKYIIIGDMGVGKSCLLHQFTEKKFMADCPHTIGVEFGTRIIEVSGQKIKLQIWDTAGQERFRAVTRSYYRGAAGALMVYDITRRSTYNHLSSWLTDARNLTNPNTVIILIGNKADLEAQRDVTYEEAKQFAEENGLLFLEASAKTGENVEDAFLEAAKKIYQNIQDGSLDLNAAESGVQHKPSAPQGGRLTSEPQPQREGCGC; the protein is encoded by the exons ATGGCGACCGCACCGTACAACTACTcctacatttttaaatacatcatCATCG GAGACATGGGGGTAGGAAAGTCATGTTTGCTTCACCAGTTTACAGAAAAGAAAT TCATGGCAGACTGCCCCCACACGATCGGCGTGGAGTTTGGGACGAGGATAATCGAGGTGAGCGGGCAGAAGATCAAGCTGCAGATCTGGGACACGGCAGGGCAGGAACGTTTCAGGGCCGTCACACGCAGCTACTACAGGGGAGCCGCTGGAGCACTCATGGTGTACGACATCACCAG GAGAAGCACATATAACCACCTCAGCAGCTGGCTTACTGATGCTAGGAACCTCACCAACCCTAATACT gTGATCATTCTCATAGGCAACAAAGCAGACCTGGAGGCCCAGCGAGATGTGACGTATGAAGAAGCCAAACAGTTTGCTGAGGAGAATG GTCTGCTATTTCTAGAAGCCAGTGCGAAAAC AGGTGAAAATGTGGAGGATGCTTTCCTGGAAGCGGCAAAAAAGATCTACCAAAACATTCAGGATGGCAGCCTGGACCTGAATGCAGCTGAATCAGGGGTCCAACACAAGCCCTCTGCGCCTCAGGGTGGCCGGTTAACCAGCGAACCACAACCTCAGAGGGAAGGATGCGGCTGCTAA